The Gemmatimonadota bacterium genome segment AAGGCGCTGGGGACGGCCGACTCCGTGGATGCGAACACGCTCTTCCAGGCGGCGTCGATCAGCAAGCCGGTGGCGGCGAGCGGGATGTTGCGGCTGGTGGAGGAGGGGAAGCTCGCGCTCGACACACCGGTCAACGACTACCTCAAGAGCTGGAAGCTCCCCGAGAACCCGTTCACCGCGAAGGAGAAGGTCACGCTGCGGCGCATCGCCTCGCATAACGCGGGGCTGACGGTGCACGGCTTTCCGGGTTACGCGGCGACCGACTCCGTCCCCACGGTGCCGCAGCTGCTGGACGGCACCAAGCCGGCCAATACCGCGGCGGTGCGTGTCGACACCTTCCCCGGCGCGATCTCCCGCTACTCGGGGGGCGGCATCACCATCGAGCAGCTCGTGATGACCGACGTGACGGGCGAGCCGTTCCCCGCGCTGCTCAAGCGCCTCGTCCTCGACCCGGTCGGGATGACCAACAGCGGCTACGACCAGCCGCTCTCGGCGGCCCGGGCGCCGCAGGCGGCCGCGGGGTATCGCCCCGACGGCAAGATGGTCGAGGGACGGTGGCACACCTACCCCGAGATGGCGGCTGCCGGGCTTTGGACCACCCCGAGCGACCTGATGAAGTGGTCGATCGAGATCGCTGCGGCACGCGCCGGCACGTCGACCAAGGTGCTGTCGCAGAAGATGGCGACCGAGATGCTGACGTCGCAGAAGGAGGCGTTTGGCCTGGGCCCCGCCCTCGGTGGCAAGGGGGCCGGCTTCAACTTCGGGCACGGCGGCGCCAACGAGGGCTACCGGGCGCAGATGACGTACTTCCCGGAGTTAGGGAAGGGGGCGGCGGTCATGACCAACAGCGACAATGGGTCGGCGCTGGCGCAGGAGATCCTCTTCGCCATCGCGGCCGAGTACAAGTGGGCCGACTTCGGGCCGCGGGAGATCGCCCCGATCGCTGTGGACTCGACGGCGCTCCAGGCGTTCGTCGGCTCGTTCGCGGTCGACGCCCCCTTCAAGGTGCGCGCCTCGGTGGTGCGCGTGGGGGGGAAGCTCTACCTCGAGGAGCCGCAGTTCATCCCGCGCACCGAGGTGCTCTTCCTGGCGCCCAACAAGGCCATCGCCCTCGAATCGGGGATGGAGTTCAGCTTCGGTACCGATGCCAAGGGGAGCGTGGACCGTATCGAGATTCCTGGCGTGCCCCCACTCAAGCGTTCCCGATAGGACGCGTCCGCCGATGGCACCGGGATCGTGTGGTCGCGCGCCCTAGGGCGAGAAGGCGACCACCTTTCCCGGGTTCATCAGGTTGCCGGGGTCGAGCGCCCGCTTGATCGCCCGCATGGCGGGGAGGAGGTCGCCGTGCTCCTTGGCCAGCGACCCCATCTTCCCCACGCCGACGCCGTGCTCACCGGTGCACGTGCCGCCGCAGGCGATGGCACGTGCCACCAGTCGGTCGTTGGCGTCGCGCGCCACGGCGACCGTCGACTCGTCGTTAGGGTCGACGAGCATGAGGAGATGGAAGTTGCCGTCGCCCACGTGCCCCACGAGCGGCGCGACGATCCCCAGCGCTTCGATGTCCGCCCGCGTCTCGCGGATGACCGCTGCCAGGTGCGATACCGGGACGCAGACGTCGGTCGTCCACGCGCGAAAGCCGGGACGCATCGCCAGCCCGGCGTAGTAGACCTTGTGCCGCGCCTCCCACAACCGGGTCCGGGCATCCTCGGTCGTCGCCGAATCGTGCACGCGGCCGGCATGATGGGCGATGATCTCGTGCACGGCCTCCAACTGCTCGGCGATCGCCGCCGCGGAGTAGGCGTGCAGCTCGAGGAAGACCATCGGGCACTCGGGATATCCGAGTCCGCTCAGCTGGTTCACCGCCCGCACCGTCATGGCGTCGAGCAACTCGATGCGCGCCAGCGGGACGCCGCACTGCAGGAGGGCCACCACGGCATGCACCGCGTCGTCGATCGACGCGAAGGCGCAGACGGCGGCGGCGATGGCGTCGGGGACGGGATGCAGGCGCAGCGTCACCTCGGTGATCACGCCTAACGTCCCCTCGCTCCCCACCATGAGGCGGGTGAGGTCGTAGCCGGCCGATGACTTGCGCGCGCGCCCCCCGGTGCGCACCACACTGCCGTCGGCCATCACGACGGTGAGCCCGAGGACGTTCTCGCGCATCGTCCCATAGCGCACCGAGGTCGTCCCCGAGGCGCCGGTGGCCGTCATCCCGCCGATCGTGGCGTCGGCCCCCGGGTCGACAAAGAAGGTCGCCCCGGTCCCCGCCAGCGCTTTCGTCAGCTGCAAACGCGTGACTCCTGCCTGCACCGTCACGTCCATGTCCTCGACGCTGGTGCGCAGGATGCGGTTCATGCGCGAGAGGTCGACCGTCACCCCGCCTTCCACCGCCGCCACATGTCCCTCGAGCGACGAGCCGGCGCCGTACGCGATGACGGGGGCGTCGTGCTCGGCACAGGCACGGACGATCGCGCTCACCTCGTCGGTGCTCTCGGGGTAGACGACCACGTCGGGGGGCGCTGCGGCGAGGTGCGTTTCCCCGCGGCCGTGCTGCAGCAACTCCGACTCGGCGCGGGTCCAGCGGTCGCCGAGGATGGTCGCGAGGGTGTCGAGCAGGGCGGGAAGGTCGCGCGTGCGGGAGGACATGTCGGGCACGATACGGGACGTCGCGCCGCTGTCAACACGGGCCGTCGCCACGTCCCATGTTACCCAGCGGCCAGCGCGCCAGTGGTTGCGCCGTGCGCCCCTTGGAGTGACAATCGGGGGCCTCGGCGCGCACGCTGCCGCGGCGATCCCCGACGGCGGACGCTCCCGCCTCACCCCACCAGCCGACCTTTTCCCACCGCACCGTATGCGCGCGCTCGCACTGGCCACCCTCCTGCTTGTCTCGCTGGCGCCGCGGTCCGGCGCGCAGGTCACGCGCACCGAGCGCCGGAAGTGGCTCGCTCCGGGGACCAACACCA includes the following:
- a CDS encoding beta-lactamase family protein, which translates into the protein MSTHLEVSMRHRFSLVAAGAVLLAACSAPAPVPSSAEPNDDAAVGRVTAGLRSQLTVKGAPAITYTLAERMAHHKVPGVSIAVVDNGRIVWARGYGLKALGTADSVDANTLFQAASISKPVAASGMLRLVEEGKLALDTPVNDYLKSWKLPENPFTAKEKVTLRRIASHNAGLTVHGFPGYAATDSVPTVPQLLDGTKPANTAAVRVDTFPGAISRYSGGGITIEQLVMTDVTGEPFPALLKRLVLDPVGMTNSGYDQPLSAARAPQAAAGYRPDGKMVEGRWHTYPEMAAAGLWTTPSDLMKWSIEIAAARAGTSTKVLSQKMATEMLTSQKEAFGLGPALGGKGAGFNFGHGGANEGYRAQMTYFPELGKGAAVMTNSDNGSALAQEILFAIAAEYKWADFGPREIAPIAVDSTALQAFVGSFAVDAPFKVRASVVRVGGKLYLEEPQFIPRTEVLFLAPNKAIALESGMEFSFGTDAKGSVDRIEIPGVPPLKRSR
- a CDS encoding FAD-binding protein; its protein translation is MSSRTRDLPALLDTLATILGDRWTRAESELLQHGRGETHLAAAPPDVVVYPESTDEVSAIVRACAEHDAPVIAYGAGSSLEGHVAAVEGGVTVDLSRMNRILRTSVEDMDVTVQAGVTRLQLTKALAGTGATFFVDPGADATIGGMTATGASGTTSVRYGTMRENVLGLTVVMADGSVVRTGGRARKSSAGYDLTRLMVGSEGTLGVITEVTLRLHPVPDAIAAAVCAFASIDDAVHAVVALLQCGVPLARIELLDAMTVRAVNQLSGLGYPECPMVFLELHAYSAAAIAEQLEAVHEIIAHHAGRVHDSATTEDARTRLWEARHKVYYAGLAMRPGFRAWTTDVCVPVSHLAAVIRETRADIEALGIVAPLVGHVGDGNFHLLMLVDPNDESTVAVARDANDRLVARAIACGGTCTGEHGVGVGKMGSLAKEHGDLLPAMRAIKRALDPGNLMNPGKVVAFSP